The segment TTGAGGAATGCCAAGCCCTGGGGATCGTTCACACGGAGGCGTTGGTGCTCGGGAGCAGATGTTGTCGAACGTTTCTTCTTCGTTTATCCCGCGAAAGGGCTCGGCAATCGCCATCGCTTCGTAAAGGCAGACGCCTACGGAGAAAATGTCGCTGCGTTCGTCAATGTTCTTGTTGCCGATTTGTTCCGGCGACATGTAGGTGGGTGTTCCAATCAATTGTTGAGCGGGCGTGAGCGGTGAGATCTCGAAATCGCCATCGCGATGCCGGACCGATCGGATGACGGCCCCGAAATGGCCTGATCTTGAGGTTGGCAGTAGGGTGTCCGAGTTGTCCAGCGCTGGTAGCCCCCATACTTTGGCGGATCCCCAATCAAGCAAGGTGACTTCGCCAAAGTTTCCGACGTAAATGTTGGCAGGTTTGACATCGCGATGCACGACGCCGCAGGCATGAGCGAACGACAGTGTTTGGCAGATCTCCGAGATCACCTCAAGACGCCTTTTTAACGGGTACGCGGCAACCGTGTCCTGTTTCCGTTGCGCGATGCCTCGTAAGACGTCAAAGAAGCTTTCGCCAGAAATGCGTGCCATTGTGTAGTAAATGCCAAGTTCTTCATCGTCGCCGACATCGTAAACCGCAACGGTGCCTGGATGCTCGATTTGCGCCGTGACACGTGCTTCGCGAAGCAACCGCCGGCGGAATGATGGAAGGGAGCGATGTTCCGGTAGCAGCATCTTGATCGCAACCGAGCGACCGATGATCTGGTCAAACCCGGATTGCAACATGCCATTGCCGCCGCGAGCCATCGGTCGACGATCGCGATAGCGAGCCAATCCGGTGGGGATCCGCGAAGGGACAATG is part of the Novipirellula artificiosorum genome and harbors:
- a CDS encoding serine/threonine-protein kinase, with the translated sequence MITLDDSPIVPSRIPTGLARYRDRRPMARGGNGMLQSGFDQIIGRSVAIKMLLPEHRSLPSFRRRLLREARVTAQIEHPGTVAVYDVGDDEELGIYYTMARISGESFFDVLRGIAQRKQDTVAAYPLKRRLEVISEICQTLSFAHACGVVHRDVKPANIYVGNFGEVTLLDWGSAKVWGLPALDNSDTLLPTSRSGHFGAVIRSVRHRDGDFEISPLTPAQQLIGTPTYMSPEQIGNKNIDERSDIFSVGVCLYEAMAIAEPFRGINEEETFDNICSRAPTPPCERSPGLGIPQIADDIFARATAKQPSARYQSMRELIDAIHSLIDAVA